Proteins encoded together in one Ferroglobus placidus DSM 10642 window:
- a CDS encoding ArsA family ATPase, which translates to MPRIILFTGKGGVGKTTIASATAFLASDLGYKTLVISSDPAHSLSDAFEVELGYKPTKIEEKLYGMEVNVQKELEEHWDTIKRYLALFFKSQGIDDVLAEELAIFPGFDELASLLHLIEFYEKSDFDLIVLDCAPTGETLRLLSVPEVAKWYMNRFFGIEKKLLKIVRPIAEPIIDVPLPDDNVLDKVQELYIKIGKVKSVLESEDTTIRIVMNPEKMVIKESERAFTYLNLFGYRVDAVIVNKLFPERNEEFVKNWRKIQERYMEEIKEKFDLPILKAYYREREVVGKDLLEFAREIYGEKDPTEVFAKEKPMKIYSEDGYMVLAVKVPFAKKEELKLLKRGEELIILLGQWKRYIYLPQSLAYREVSKAKLEGGELKVYFS; encoded by the coding sequence ATGCCGAGGATAATTCTTTTTACCGGAAAAGGAGGAGTTGGAAAAACAACTATTGCCTCAGCTACAGCGTTTTTAGCAAGCGACCTCGGATACAAAACTCTCGTAATTTCTTCCGACCCAGCACACAGCCTTTCCGACGCTTTTGAAGTGGAGTTGGGATACAAGCCAACGAAGATAGAGGAAAAACTCTACGGAATGGAGGTAAACGTTCAGAAGGAGCTTGAGGAGCACTGGGATACGATAAAAAGGTATTTAGCGTTATTCTTTAAAAGTCAGGGGATAGACGATGTTTTAGCCGAAGAGCTTGCCATATTTCCCGGATTTGATGAGCTTGCGAGCCTTCTGCACCTCATAGAATTCTACGAAAAGTCGGATTTCGACTTGATAGTTCTCGACTGCGCTCCAACTGGAGAGACCTTGAGGCTCTTAAGCGTTCCGGAAGTGGCAAAGTGGTACATGAACAGATTTTTCGGCATAGAAAAAAAGCTTCTGAAGATAGTGAGACCAATAGCGGAGCCGATAATTGACGTTCCACTCCCGGACGACAACGTTCTCGATAAAGTGCAGGAACTTTACATAAAAATTGGTAAAGTTAAAAGCGTCCTCGAAAGTGAAGACACGACGATTAGAATAGTCATGAATCCGGAAAAGATGGTAATAAAGGAGAGCGAAAGAGCTTTCACTTACTTGAATCTCTTCGGCTATAGAGTTGATGCAGTTATCGTCAACAAGTTGTTCCCCGAGAGGAATGAAGAGTTCGTAAAGAACTGGAGAAAAATTCAAGAGAGATACATGGAAGAAATAAAAGAAAAGTTCGACCTGCCTATTTTGAAAGCCTACTACAGAGAGAGGGAAGTCGTTGGAAAAGATCTCTTGGAATTCGCCAGAGAAATTTACGGGGAGAAAGATCCAACGGAGGTTTTCGCGAAAGAAAAGCCGATGAAAATCTACAGCGAAGACGGTTACATGGTTTTGGCTGTGAAAGTACCCTTCGCTAAGAAAGAGGAATTGAAGCTTTTGAAGAGAGGAGAAGAGCTGATCATTCTGCTTGGACAGTGGAAGAGGTACATCTACCTTCCCCAAAGCTTGGCTTACAGGGAAGTTAGCAAGGCTAAGCTCGAAGGTGGAGAGTTAAAAGTTTACTTCAGTTAG
- a CDS encoding DNA integrity scanning protein DisA nucleotide-binding domain protein has product MIELLIKHAKEIAKAVGAKRIVLLTDEYVNPENIDDNDEIKIVLSPEKYVNAVKNTISMADSSGFFEKVLATPGISEFLTNYLQIIGEFGKSVLVVSVGTLKGIIVLDAESKFERVLKECSKYVDPEVLRAVIALAISIGAEGREGRKIGTAFIVGDTEEVLKRSRQIVLNPFEGHDESVRDIKNPENWETIKEFAQIDGVFIVDERGIIVAAGRYLNVEGDVEIKSGLGGRHLAAASITKNTKAIAVVVSESGGNVTVWKDGKIILEIPVSMM; this is encoded by the coding sequence ATGATAGAATTGCTGATAAAGCACGCTAAGGAAATTGCTAAAGCAGTAGGAGCGAAGAGAATTGTTTTACTTACCGACGAGTACGTTAATCCGGAAAATATAGACGATAACGACGAAATTAAAATCGTTCTCTCTCCAGAAAAGTACGTCAATGCTGTGAAGAACACGATATCCATGGCTGACTCTTCTGGCTTCTTTGAGAAGGTTCTCGCAACTCCCGGAATTTCTGAATTCCTCACAAACTACTTGCAAATAATCGGGGAGTTCGGGAAAAGCGTTCTTGTTGTGAGCGTTGGAACGCTTAAAGGGATTATCGTTCTTGATGCCGAGAGCAAGTTCGAGAGAGTGCTTAAAGAGTGCTCGAAATACGTTGATCCCGAGGTTTTAAGAGCCGTTATAGCTCTCGCAATATCCATCGGAGCTGAGGGAAGGGAGGGAAGGAAAATTGGGACTGCTTTCATAGTTGGCGACACAGAAGAAGTTCTGAAGAGGTCGAGGCAAATCGTTCTCAATCCGTTTGAGGGACACGATGAAAGTGTAAGAGACATAAAGAATCCGGAAAACTGGGAAACGATAAAAGAATTCGCTCAAATAGACGGGGTTTTCATCGTGGATGAGAGAGGAATAATAGTTGCTGCTGGAAGATACTTGAACGTTGAAGGTGATGTGGAGATAAAATCTGGACTCGGAGGAAGGCATTTGGCAGCTGCTTCGATAACCAAGAACACCAAGGCTATAGCTGTAGTAGTCTCGGAAAGCGGAGGAAACGTGACAGTTTGGAAAGACGGAAAGATTATCCTTGAAATACCTGTTTCGATGATGTAA
- the thiE gene encoding thiamine phosphate synthase: MFSVKIRGLYVITSADFGWKHEEIAEMALKAGARIIQLREKRMPARKIYEVARKIRKLCDEYDAIFIVNDRLDIAMLSDADGVHVGKEDPPADKIKEIFDGIVGVSVDNVEEAKEAESYADYVGVGPVFKTTTKPDAGEVIGLEGLKKVKEVVKIPVVAIGGINKDNVREVIRIADAVAVVSAIASSKDPYKATKELLEIIENETQL; encoded by the coding sequence ATGTTTTCTGTGAAAATTCGCGGGCTTTATGTGATTACTTCCGCTGATTTCGGCTGGAAGCACGAGGAAATAGCTGAGATGGCGTTAAAAGCTGGAGCGAGGATAATACAGCTCAGGGAGAAGAGAATGCCGGCAAGAAAAATCTACGAGGTGGCGAGGAAAATCAGGAAGCTTTGCGACGAATACGATGCGATCTTCATCGTAAACGATCGCTTGGATATCGCTATGCTAAGCGACGCGGACGGAGTTCATGTGGGAAAGGAGGATCCGCCGGCGGATAAAATTAAGGAGATTTTTGACGGGATCGTTGGCGTTTCGGTTGACAACGTGGAAGAGGCTAAAGAAGCTGAAAGCTACGCTGACTACGTCGGGGTTGGACCAGTTTTTAAGACGACGACAAAACCGGACGCTGGCGAGGTTATAGGACTGGAGGGGTTAAAGAAAGTAAAAGAGGTGGTAAAAATACCGGTCGTCGCTATTGGAGGTATAAACAAGGATAACGTTAGAGAAGTTATCAGAATAGCCGACGCAGTAGCTGTTGTTTCGGCAATAGCCTCTTCTAAAGATCCTTATAAAGCGACGAAAGAGCTTTTAGAAATAATAGAGAACGAAACGCAACTTTAG
- the gatB gene encoding Asp-tRNA(Asn)/Glu-tRNA(Gln) amidotransferase subunit GatB, with product MDVKIGLEVHVQLNKLKTKLFCSCSLDYHKDEPNTHVCPVCLGLPGAMPVLNEEAVKAAVKVALALNAEVQPVTIFDRKNYFYPDLPKGFQISQYDMPLAKGGYVVIETENGEKRIDLKRIHMEEDPGKLVYKGSITTAKYSLIDYNRSGAPLLEIVTEPVISSPKEARLFLNKLRIILEYLDVFDSELEGAMRVDANISIAGGGRVEIKNISSFKGVEKALTYEITRQKNLLKRGMKVERETRHFDEANNITVSLRSKEEEQDYRYFPEPDLVPVYTSEFIEIAKAELPEMPEEKRERLMREYGISLEKAKILVLDPKMADYFEIVAKEVDPKVAASWIVDVFRGELNYRSMSFREAFNVFKPEEFVKLLKLFLEEKITEKGVVEVIRKKLDEGGEVEEIIEKEKLYAIPKSEIVRLCKEAIEKNPKAVEDYKAGKKQAANFLVGYVMKATRGRADPAETAKIIREMLEKLT from the coding sequence ATGGACGTGAAAATAGGACTGGAAGTGCACGTTCAGCTGAATAAATTAAAGACGAAGCTCTTCTGTTCATGCTCACTCGATTATCATAAAGACGAGCCGAACACTCATGTTTGTCCGGTATGCCTCGGATTGCCGGGAGCCATGCCAGTTTTGAACGAAGAAGCTGTAAAAGCAGCTGTAAAAGTTGCCTTAGCTTTAAATGCGGAAGTTCAGCCTGTTACCATATTCGACAGAAAGAACTACTTCTACCCCGATCTTCCCAAAGGTTTTCAGATAAGCCAGTACGACATGCCCCTCGCCAAAGGTGGATACGTAGTGATAGAAACTGAAAACGGGGAGAAGAGAATAGACCTCAAGAGAATACACATGGAAGAAGATCCGGGCAAGCTCGTTTACAAAGGAAGCATAACCACAGCAAAATACAGCCTGATAGACTACAACAGAAGCGGAGCTCCCTTGCTTGAGATCGTCACAGAGCCGGTGATTAGCTCTCCTAAAGAGGCGAGACTTTTCCTAAACAAGCTCAGGATTATTTTGGAGTACTTAGACGTTTTCGACAGCGAGCTCGAAGGAGCTATGAGAGTTGACGCAAACATAAGCATAGCTGGAGGAGGGAGAGTAGAGATAAAGAACATCTCAAGCTTCAAAGGAGTGGAAAAAGCTCTTACTTACGAGATTACGAGGCAAAAGAATTTGCTGAAGAGGGGGATGAAAGTAGAAAGAGAGACGAGACATTTCGATGAAGCGAACAACATAACAGTATCCCTCAGAAGCAAAGAGGAAGAGCAAGATTACAGATACTTCCCCGAGCCCGATCTCGTTCCAGTTTATACGTCAGAGTTTATCGAGATAGCCAAGGCTGAACTTCCAGAAATGCCGGAGGAGAAGAGAGAAAGGCTCATGAGAGAATACGGAATCAGCTTGGAGAAGGCGAAAATCCTTGTTCTCGACCCTAAAATGGCTGATTACTTCGAGATCGTCGCTAAAGAAGTTGATCCGAAAGTTGCCGCGAGCTGGATAGTCGATGTTTTCAGGGGGGAGCTTAACTATAGAAGCATGAGTTTCAGAGAAGCTTTCAACGTTTTCAAGCCCGAAGAGTTCGTAAAACTTCTGAAACTCTTTCTTGAGGAAAAAATAACGGAAAAAGGAGTCGTGGAAGTTATAAGGAAAAAGCTCGACGAAGGGGGAGAGGTGGAAGAAATAATAGAGAAAGAAAAGCTTTACGCGATTCCAAAATCCGAAATTGTGAGACTGTGTAAAGAAGCGATAGAAAAGAATCCAAAAGCCGTAGAAGACTACAAAGCCGGCAAAAAACAGGCTGCGAATTTCCTGGTTGGGTACGTGATGAAAGCGACAAGAGGAAGAGCTGATCCGGCTGAAACCGCGAAAATTATAAGGGAAATGCTTGAGAAACTTACTTGA
- a CDS encoding PrsW family intramembrane metalloprotease, with protein sequence MIEIVIFSISPALFLLWYFYHKDRIEPEPKIYVLAVFLFGATVSPLISTILSLPFAFSIYAPVFIAPIFEEASKLLAVYIPYKRGQMDGVMDGVVYGVAAGLGFATTENIIYGLSFGENVVLLRAIFTPIAHATFTAVSAVGLGLMAEKKVNTVLPFLVTAIVLHSIWNFFALIYFPFNAVLLVLNILLLRKLAEIGLREDMEKIDYYLSR encoded by the coding sequence ATGATAGAAATCGTTATTTTTTCAATTTCTCCCGCCCTCTTCCTCCTCTGGTACTTTTACCACAAAGATAGAATTGAGCCTGAGCCAAAAATTTACGTTTTAGCGGTCTTTTTGTTTGGAGCAACGGTTTCGCCGCTAATATCTACAATTCTCTCCCTCCCCTTCGCTTTTTCAATTTACGCGCCGGTTTTCATAGCACCGATTTTTGAGGAGGCTTCGAAGCTTTTGGCAGTATATATACCTTACAAAAGAGGACAGATGGACGGAGTAATGGACGGAGTTGTTTACGGAGTTGCCGCTGGTCTGGGATTTGCAACAACGGAAAACATAATCTATGGTCTGAGTTTCGGAGAAAACGTGGTTTTGCTTAGAGCTATTTTCACTCCAATAGCTCACGCCACGTTTACGGCAGTTTCAGCAGTTGGCTTGGGATTAATGGCGGAGAAGAAAGTTAATACCGTTCTTCCATTCTTGGTGACTGCAATAGTATTGCATTCTATCTGGAACTTCTTCGCTCTGATATACTTCCCCTTCAACGCAGTCCTTTTAGTTCTCAACATTCTACTCCTCAGAAAACTCGCGGAGATTGGTTTAAGAGAAGACATGGAAAAAATAGACTACTACCTGTCAAGGTAA
- a CDS encoding dihydroneopterin aldolase family protein gives MRELAAFEAGIKLGALFHQFVGIPVSFENVELVEKTMESCMKLQPYVVDAEVKIDKRKLKERLSSFNYTSLEGDMIFARVKVRVENDEVEAVLEYDKKLKYPLMRLLL, from the coding sequence ATGAGAGAACTCGCTGCCTTTGAGGCTGGGATAAAGCTCGGAGCCCTCTTCCATCAATTCGTCGGAATTCCGGTAAGTTTCGAGAACGTGGAGCTCGTTGAAAAAACGATGGAAAGCTGCATGAAGCTTCAGCCATACGTGGTTGACGCTGAGGTGAAGATAGACAAGAGGAAGCTTAAAGAAAGGCTCTCATCCTTCAACTACACGTCCCTCGAAGGAGACATGATTTTCGCGAGGGTGAAGGTGAGGGTTGAAAATGATGAAGTTGAAGCCGTGCTCGAGTACGATAAAAAGCTGAAATACCCTCTCATGAGATTGCTCTTATAA
- the tfe gene encoding transcription factor E, with product MKVKEEEISEVDELLAELIERVAGEIGLVIYSMGLEEEFTDEQIANELGVEINEVRKALFALYEIGLASYRRVKDDDTGWIEYFWKLNYDKEKEVLLRELTKTKRNLEEKLKEEDQSVYYLCKNGCVKVSYEEAMEYNFMCPKCGGMLEYLDNTKAVEAIKKELEHLEKLIKLIS from the coding sequence GTGAAGGTAAAAGAGGAAGAGATTAGTGAAGTAGACGAGCTTTTGGCAGAGCTGATCGAAAGAGTTGCGGGAGAAATCGGCCTCGTTATATATTCCATGGGTCTGGAGGAAGAGTTCACAGATGAGCAGATAGCCAACGAGTTGGGAGTGGAAATAAACGAAGTCAGAAAGGCTCTTTTTGCTCTGTACGAGATAGGTTTAGCTTCTTACAGAAGGGTCAAAGATGATGACACCGGCTGGATCGAGTATTTCTGGAAGCTGAACTACGATAAGGAAAAGGAAGTTTTACTGAGGGAACTTACGAAAACTAAGAGAAACCTCGAAGAAAAGCTGAAGGAAGAAGACCAGAGCGTTTACTACCTCTGCAAGAACGGATGCGTCAAAGTTAGCTACGAAGAGGCGATGGAGTACAACTTCATGTGTCCGAAGTGCGGAGGAATGCTGGAGTACCTCGATAACACTAAAGCGGTCGAGGCGATAAAAAAGGAGCTCGAACACTTGGAAAAGCTTATCAAATTGATTTCATGA
- a CDS encoding pyruvate carboxylase subunit B, with protein MAKVKIVDLTLRDGHQSLLATRMRTRDMLPILETFDSAGIYSFEVWGGATFDVCHRFLNENPWERLREIRKRVKNTMLQMLLRGQNLVGYRHYPDDVVEKFVQKTIENGLDIFRIFDALNDVRNLEASIKFAKKYDAYHVQGAICYTISPVHTIEKYVEIAKELASLEVDSICIKDMAGLLSPKMAYELVKALKKEVGLPINVHSHYTSGMSSMALLKAVEAGAEMIDTCMSPLSMGTSHPPTESMVYALNELGYDTGVNLDVLLEVREYFMKLREKYSGYLDPLATIPDTRVLVYQIPGGMFSNMIAQLKEQNALDKLEEVLKEVPRVREDLGYVPLVTPTSQIVGVQAVINVLVGERYKVVTKETKDLVKGMYGRTPAPIKEEIKRKILGDEEPITVRPADLLEPEFEKRKKELEEMGLKNLSDEDVLIYCLFPQTGLKFLKGEVKEEPFPSPAGEVAGEFEVEIEGVKYKVSVNPAK; from the coding sequence ATGGCGAAAGTTAAGATAGTTGATTTAACGCTCAGAGACGGTCATCAAAGCCTGCTCGCCACAAGGATGAGAACGAGAGACATGCTGCCGATCCTCGAAACTTTCGATTCAGCCGGAATATACAGCTTCGAAGTTTGGGGAGGAGCAACTTTTGACGTCTGTCACAGATTTTTGAACGAAAATCCTTGGGAGAGGTTGAGGGAGATAAGGAAAAGAGTAAAAAACACGATGCTCCAGATGCTCCTCAGAGGGCAAAACCTCGTCGGATACAGACATTATCCGGACGATGTCGTTGAGAAGTTCGTACAAAAAACAATTGAGAACGGACTCGACATTTTCAGGATTTTCGACGCGCTTAACGACGTTAGAAATCTCGAAGCCTCGATAAAGTTTGCGAAAAAGTACGACGCTTACCACGTTCAGGGAGCGATCTGCTACACTATATCTCCGGTTCACACGATAGAGAAGTACGTTGAGATTGCGAAGGAACTCGCTTCTTTGGAAGTCGATTCCATCTGCATAAAGGACATGGCTGGGTTGCTATCTCCAAAAATGGCTTACGAGCTCGTAAAAGCTTTGAAAAAGGAAGTTGGTTTGCCGATAAACGTTCACTCCCACTACACGAGCGGCATGTCTTCGATGGCTTTGCTTAAAGCCGTTGAAGCGGGGGCTGAGATGATTGATACTTGCATGTCCCCTCTCAGCATGGGAACTTCCCATCCTCCGACTGAAAGCATGGTTTACGCTTTAAACGAACTTGGCTACGATACCGGAGTAAACTTAGACGTTCTCCTCGAAGTTAGGGAGTACTTCATGAAGTTGAGAGAAAAATATTCCGGCTACCTCGACCCTCTTGCGACAATTCCGGATACGAGAGTTCTCGTCTATCAAATTCCCGGAGGTATGTTCAGCAACATGATTGCGCAGCTCAAAGAGCAGAACGCTCTCGACAAGCTTGAAGAGGTGCTGAAGGAAGTGCCGAGGGTTAGAGAAGATTTGGGATACGTGCCTTTAGTCACTCCCACCTCCCAGATAGTCGGAGTTCAGGCGGTGATAAACGTACTCGTTGGAGAGAGGTACAAAGTTGTGACGAAGGAGACGAAGGATTTAGTTAAGGGAATGTACGGAAGGACTCCCGCTCCGATAAAAGAGGAGATAAAGAGGAAGATTCTCGGTGACGAGGAGCCGATAACTGTTAGACCAGCAGACCTCCTCGAGCCGGAATTCGAAAAGAGGAAGAAGGAGCTTGAGGAGATGGGGTTGAAGAACCTCAGCGACGAAGACGTTTTGATCTACTGCCTCTTCCCGCAAACGGGACTGAAGTTCCTTAAGGGAGAAGTAAAAGAGGAGCCGTTCCCGAGTCCAGCTGGAGAGGTGGCTGGAGAATTTGAGGTTGAAATCGAGGGAGTGAAGTATAAAGTTAGCGTGAATCCGGCGAAGTGA
- the dnaG gene encoding DNA primase DnaG, with the protein MKAPSDTTKYLIHAEIVAEGVVERPDVVGAIFGQTEGLLGDDLDLRELQKTGRIGRIEVKIESKSGKSYGEIKVPSSLDKIETAILAAALETIERVGPCSAKIKVKKIEDVRASKRKKIIERAKEILKELFEEPEIESEKIVELVRQAVRSEEIIEYGEEKLPAGPAIDESDAIIVVEGRADVLNLLKHGIKNVIAVNGTNIPKTIIELSKKKTVTAFLDGDRGGDLILKELLQVADIDYVARAPEGKGVEDLTQKEIIKALRNKVPVEQILSKMEKKVEEKETAEKEEKENKEEEFDLIAALRKHKEEIEGKLLARFVDSDMNVVKEIPVRDLVKVLKTNNIKASGIIFDGVITQRVVDIAAKKNISYLVGVRLGSVVKIPTKLKIITFDEL; encoded by the coding sequence ATGAAAGCTCCAAGCGACACAACAAAGTATCTCATTCACGCAGAAATCGTTGCGGAAGGAGTTGTTGAGCGCCCGGACGTTGTCGGAGCTATATTCGGACAAACCGAAGGATTGCTCGGCGACGATCTGGACCTCAGGGAGCTTCAGAAGACCGGAAGGATAGGAAGAATAGAAGTGAAAATAGAGAGCAAGTCGGGAAAAAGCTACGGGGAGATAAAAGTGCCGAGCAGCCTTGACAAGATAGAGACGGCAATTCTCGCAGCCGCTTTGGAAACTATCGAGAGAGTGGGTCCGTGTTCGGCTAAAATCAAAGTTAAGAAAATAGAGGACGTAAGGGCGAGCAAGAGAAAGAAAATAATAGAGAGAGCTAAGGAAATCCTGAAGGAGCTGTTCGAAGAGCCTGAGATTGAAAGCGAAAAAATAGTAGAGCTTGTCAGACAAGCGGTGAGGAGCGAGGAGATAATAGAGTACGGAGAAGAGAAGTTGCCGGCTGGTCCAGCTATTGACGAGAGCGACGCCATAATAGTCGTCGAGGGCAGAGCTGACGTGCTTAACTTACTCAAGCACGGAATAAAGAACGTCATAGCCGTCAACGGAACAAACATACCGAAGACGATAATCGAGCTAAGTAAAAAGAAGACCGTCACGGCTTTTCTCGACGGAGACAGAGGAGGAGATCTCATACTCAAAGAACTTCTGCAGGTAGCGGATATCGACTACGTGGCGAGAGCACCAGAGGGAAAGGGCGTGGAAGACCTGACGCAGAAGGAAATAATTAAAGCGCTGAGAAATAAAGTTCCGGTTGAGCAAATACTATCGAAGATGGAGAAGAAGGTCGAAGAGAAGGAAACTGCTGAGAAGGAGGAGAAAGAGAACAAAGAAGAGGAATTTGATCTCATAGCTGCTCTCAGAAAGCACAAGGAGGAAATTGAAGGCAAACTCTTAGCGAGATTCGTAGACAGCGATATGAACGTCGTGAAGGAGATACCCGTAAGAGACCTCGTGAAAGTGCTGAAGACTAACAACATAAAAGCGAGCGGAATAATATTCGACGGAGTTATAACGCAGAGAGTTGTTGACATAGCTGCAAAGAAGAACATTAGCTATCTTGTCGGAGTAAGGTTGGGTAGCGTTGTTAAGATTCCGACAAAGCTCAAAATCATAACCTTTGACGAGCTTTAA
- a CDS encoding carbohydrate kinase family protein produces the protein MIAGFGPALVDVINVIDEYPERGGHAIVKESFKLPGGAAANVIFGLASFGVKTKFYSPIGKDEEAKIFRESMERVGVILKLWEVEGKTGIVEVFVDRSGERTFFVHPNASSHLDVEIDDEEFFDLDYVYLDPYPSEKSLDFHLDVAKKAKKFKIEVILNPGYPYASMGLRKLKELLKYVDVLILSESELKLLGERVFDYCSTVVVTLGKKGAEAYSNGVWFFEKALEVTPVDTTGAGDAFAAGFLYGRILGLDVKKCLKLGNFVASYNIQHYGARSFPPKRMVDEFIRAIS, from the coding sequence ATGATCGCAGGCTTCGGACCGGCTTTAGTGGACGTAATAAATGTAATCGACGAATATCCCGAAAGGGGAGGACATGCGATCGTGAAGGAAAGCTTCAAGTTGCCCGGTGGAGCTGCTGCAAACGTCATTTTCGGACTTGCAAGCTTCGGCGTGAAGACAAAATTTTACTCTCCCATCGGCAAAGACGAGGAGGCTAAGATTTTCAGGGAAAGCATGGAGAGAGTAGGGGTGATTTTAAAGCTCTGGGAGGTTGAGGGGAAAACGGGAATAGTGGAGGTTTTCGTAGATAGAAGTGGAGAAAGAACTTTCTTTGTTCATCCCAACGCTTCCTCTCATCTCGATGTTGAGATAGACGATGAAGAATTCTTCGATCTCGATTACGTTTATCTCGATCCCTATCCGAGCGAGAAGAGCCTCGATTTTCACTTAGACGTGGCGAAAAAGGCTAAGAAGTTTAAGATAGAAGTTATTCTCAATCCCGGCTATCCTTACGCTTCCATGGGGTTGAGGAAGTTGAAAGAACTTTTGAAGTACGTCGACGTCTTGATTCTTTCCGAGTCCGAACTTAAGCTGCTCGGAGAGAGAGTTTTCGATTACTGCTCGACTGTCGTTGTTACATTGGGTAAAAAAGGAGCTGAGGCTTACTCAAACGGCGTCTGGTTCTTCGAAAAAGCTCTTGAAGTCACTCCAGTCGACACTACTGGAGCTGGAGACGCTTTTGCCGCTGGCTTTCTTTACGGGAGAATTCTCGGGCTCGATGTTAAGAAGTGTTTGAAGCTCGGAAACTTCGTAGCTTCCTACAACATTCAGCACTACGGAGCAAGGAGTTTTCCGCCGAAGAGGATGGTCGACGAATTTATAAGAGCAATCTCATGA
- a CDS encoding FAD-dependent oxidoreductase: MKVAIVGGGAAGMSAASRIKRLNPKMDVHVFEKSNFVSHAPCGIPFFVSGIVRDVEELCAYTADFFREERKINVHLNAEVVDIEYGKLEYVERGKSRTYEWDYLLFSTGASPIKISSSKKVYYVRSIEDAPKIRAVAEKSEKIVVVGCGYIGVEVVDALTNLGKKVVVIEKEYPLPDHDLEISKLLLNEMSKYAEVKSEEAVEEVREVGEKLIVETRENEYEADMVISAIGVKPNVELAKKLGVKLGESGAIRTDPFLRTNVENVYAAGDCAETTNIVTQKPDWIPLAAPANKMGFVAGSNIAGKRMKFPGALKSQMTSFKDLEIGKTGLSEKEAKKHGFDAISVTITSRATAKYIPNGELTVKMVAERNGRVLGVQAIGKGVAKRIYAAASLLYKNAKVEDFFFVDLPFYPPKSPVWDPLVVAARKLMKSI; the protein is encoded by the coding sequence GTGAAAGTTGCCATAGTCGGTGGTGGAGCTGCTGGCATGAGTGCCGCTTCAAGAATTAAGAGGCTCAACCCCAAAATGGACGTTCACGTTTTTGAGAAAAGCAATTTCGTGAGCCACGCTCCCTGCGGAATTCCTTTTTTCGTTTCCGGAATTGTCCGAGATGTTGAAGAGCTTTGTGCATATACTGCAGATTTTTTCAGAGAGGAGAGGAAAATTAACGTTCACTTAAACGCTGAAGTTGTGGACATCGAGTACGGAAAGCTCGAGTACGTTGAAAGAGGAAAGAGTAGAACTTACGAATGGGATTACCTTCTCTTTTCCACCGGAGCGTCTCCGATAAAAATTTCGAGTTCGAAAAAAGTTTACTACGTAAGGTCGATAGAGGACGCTCCTAAGATAAGAGCAGTGGCTGAGAAGTCCGAAAAAATCGTAGTTGTCGGATGCGGTTATATTGGAGTTGAGGTCGTCGATGCTTTGACAAATCTCGGAAAGAAAGTCGTCGTCATTGAAAAAGAGTACCCCCTCCCAGATCACGATTTGGAAATTTCTAAACTGTTGTTAAACGAAATGAGTAAATACGCAGAGGTTAAATCTGAAGAGGCTGTAGAAGAGGTAAGAGAAGTCGGAGAAAAACTGATCGTAGAGACGAGAGAAAATGAATACGAAGCCGACATGGTTATCTCCGCTATTGGAGTGAAACCGAACGTGGAGCTGGCAAAGAAGCTTGGAGTAAAGCTTGGAGAGAGCGGAGCGATAAGGACGGACCCCTTCCTCAGAACGAACGTGGAAAACGTTTACGCAGCCGGAGATTGTGCTGAAACTACGAACATCGTAACCCAAAAACCGGACTGGATACCATTAGCTGCTCCGGCAAACAAAATGGGGTTTGTAGCTGGAAGCAACATAGCCGGAAAGCGAATGAAATTTCCGGGAGCTTTGAAAAGTCAAATGACCTCTTTTAAAGATTTAGAAATAGGAAAAACGGGATTAAGCGAAAAGGAGGCTAAAAAACACGGATTCGACGCGATTTCCGTTACGATTACTTCACGAGCTACGGCAAAATATATTCCCAACGGAGAGCTTACCGTGAAGATGGTCGCTGAAAGAAACGGTAGAGTTCTCGGTGTTCAGGCAATAGGAAAAGGTGTGGCTAAACGGATTTATGCGGCAGCCTCGTTACTCTACAAAAATGCAAAGGTCGAAGATTTCTTTTTCGTTGACCTCCCCTTCTACCCGCCGAAATCTCCCGTTTGGGATCCGCTGGTTGTAGCTGCGAGAAAACTCATGAAATCAATTTGA